A part of Bacillus thuringiensis genomic DNA contains:
- the queA gene encoding tRNA preQ1(34) S-adenosylmethionine ribosyltransferase-isomerase QueA, which yields MDINLFDFHLPEELIAQVPLEDRETSRLMVLDRETGDIEHKHFTDILSYLHEGDCLVLNETKVMPARLHGVKEDTGAHIEVLLLKQEEGDTWETLVKPAKRVKEGTIISFGEGKLKATCTGTADQGGRQLEFSYDGIFYEILDELGEMPLPPYIKETLEDRDRYQTVYAKEIGSAAAPTAGLHFTEELLEKLKQKGVGLAFITLHVGLGTFRPVSADTIEEHHMHAEYYHMSEETAALLNRVKESGGRIITVGTTSTRTLETIATDHDGKLCAASGWTDIFMYPGYEFKAIDGLITNFHLPKSTLIMLVSAFANRDNVLHAYNEAVKEKYRFFSFGDAMFVASHAKMGNK from the coding sequence ATGGATATAAATCTGTTTGATTTTCATTTACCAGAAGAACTTATTGCACAAGTCCCGTTAGAAGATCGTGAAACATCAAGATTAATGGTGTTAGACCGTGAAACAGGCGATATTGAGCATAAACATTTTACGGATATTCTTTCTTACTTACATGAGGGGGATTGCTTAGTTTTAAATGAAACGAAAGTAATGCCTGCTCGTTTGCACGGTGTGAAAGAAGATACAGGCGCGCACATTGAAGTACTTCTTTTAAAACAAGAAGAAGGCGATACGTGGGAAACGCTTGTTAAGCCAGCGAAACGTGTAAAAGAAGGAACTATTATCTCTTTTGGCGAAGGGAAATTAAAAGCAACTTGCACAGGAACTGCAGATCAAGGTGGACGTCAGCTTGAATTTTCATATGACGGCATCTTCTATGAAATTTTAGATGAACTTGGGGAAATGCCACTTCCTCCGTATATTAAAGAGACGCTAGAAGATCGCGATCGCTATCAAACAGTATATGCGAAAGAGATCGGCTCAGCAGCAGCGCCAACTGCAGGACTTCACTTTACAGAAGAGTTATTGGAGAAGTTAAAACAAAAAGGCGTCGGGTTAGCTTTCATTACACTTCACGTAGGGCTTGGAACATTTAGACCAGTTTCTGCCGATACGATTGAAGAACACCATATGCACGCAGAATATTACCATATGTCTGAAGAGACAGCGGCATTATTAAATCGTGTGAAAGAGAGTGGTGGACGTATTATTACGGTAGGTACGACTTCAACTCGTACGTTAGAAACAATTGCGACAGATCATGACGGCAAGCTTTGTGCTGCTTCTGGCTGGACAGACATTTTTATGTATCCAGGTTATGAATTTAAAGCAATTGATGGTTTAATTACAAACTTCCATTTACCGAAATCAACATTAATTATGCTTGTAAGTGCATTTGCGAACAGAGATAATGTACTTCATGCTTATAATGAAGCAGTAAAAGAAAAATATCGTTTCTTTAGCTTCGGTGATGCAATGTTCGTTGCATCACATGCTAAGATGGGAAACAAATAA
- a CDS encoding DUF2905 domain-containing protein: MTEMPKLLITAGILLIVVGLAWKFIGRLPGDIFMKKGNVTFYFPVITCIVLSIVLSFIMYIINRFK, translated from the coding sequence ATGACGGAGATGCCAAAATTGCTTATTACAGCAGGTATCTTACTCATTGTTGTTGGATTAGCTTGGAAGTTTATTGGAAGACTTCCAGGCGATATTTTTATGAAAAAAGGAAACGTTACCTTTTATTTTCCTGTCATTACATGTATTGTGTTAAGTATTGTATTATCTTTTATTATGTATATAATAAATCGATTTAAATAA
- the ruvB gene encoding Holliday junction branch migration DNA helicase RuvB — MDERLLSGESAYEDSDLEYSLRPQTLRQYIGQDKAKHNLEVFIEAAKMREETLDHVLLYGPPGLGKTTLANIIANEMGVNVRTTSGPAIERPGDLAAVLTALQPGDVLFIDEIHRLHRSIEEVLYPAMEDFCLDIVIGKGPSARSVRLDLPPFTLVGATTRAGALSAPLRDRFGVLSRLEYYTVDQLSEIVERTAEVFEVEIDSLAALEIARRARGTPRIANRLLRRVRDFAQVRGNGTVTMEITQMALELLQVDKLGLDHIDHKLLLGIIEKFRGGPVGLETVSATIGEESHTIEDVYEPYLLQIGFLQRTPRGRIVTPLAYEHFGMEMPKV; from the coding sequence ATGGACGAACGTCTCCTTTCAGGGGAATCTGCATATGAAGATTCGGATTTAGAATATTCATTACGGCCACAGACGCTCCGTCAGTATATTGGCCAAGATAAAGCGAAACATAATTTAGAGGTGTTTATTGAAGCAGCGAAAATGCGTGAAGAAACGTTAGATCATGTGCTTCTATATGGACCACCAGGACTTGGTAAAACGACGCTTGCCAATATTATTGCCAATGAAATGGGCGTAAATGTTAGAACAACTTCAGGTCCAGCAATTGAAAGACCAGGAGATTTAGCAGCTGTATTAACAGCGCTTCAGCCGGGGGATGTATTATTTATAGATGAAATTCATCGTTTGCATAGATCGATTGAAGAAGTGCTATATCCTGCGATGGAAGATTTTTGCCTTGATATTGTAATTGGGAAAGGACCGTCAGCACGATCTGTACGTTTAGATTTACCTCCATTTACATTAGTTGGAGCAACGACACGTGCAGGGGCATTATCAGCACCACTTCGTGACCGTTTCGGTGTACTTTCAAGATTAGAGTACTATACAGTAGATCAGTTGTCTGAGATTGTAGAACGTACAGCAGAAGTATTTGAAGTTGAAATTGATTCGTTAGCTGCACTAGAAATTGCAAGACGTGCTCGTGGTACACCTCGTATTGCGAATCGTTTATTACGACGTGTACGAGATTTCGCACAAGTTCGTGGTAACGGAACAGTTACAATGGAAATTACACAAATGGCGTTAGAACTACTGCAAGTAGATAAATTAGGTCTAGATCATATCGATCATAAATTATTGCTTGGTATTATTGAGAAATTCCGCGGTGGCCCAGTCGGATTAGAAACGGTTTCGGCAACGATCGGAGAAGAATCTCATACGATTGAAGATGTGTATGAGCCGTATTTATTACAAATTGGCTTTTTACAACGAACGCCAAGAGGCCGAATTGTAACGCCGCTTGCATATGAGCATTTCGGAATGGAGATGCCAAAAGTATGA
- the ruvA gene encoding Holliday junction DNA helicase RuvA yields the protein MFEYVTGYVEYVGPEYVVIDHNGIGYQIFTPNPYVFQRSKQEIRVYTYHYVREDIMALYGFKTREERLLFTKLLGVSGIGPKGALAILASGQTGQVVQAIEHEDEKFLVKFPGVGKKTARQMILDLKGKLADVVPDAFVDLFSDTERFDEKKGSSAELDEALEALRALGYAEREVSRVVPELLKESLTTDQYIKKALSLLLNGKR from the coding sequence TTGTTTGAATATGTTACAGGTTACGTGGAGTATGTAGGACCGGAATATGTCGTAATTGACCATAATGGAATTGGTTATCAAATTTTCACACCAAATCCGTATGTATTTCAAAGAAGTAAGCAAGAAATCCGTGTCTATACATATCATTATGTGAGAGAAGATATTATGGCACTTTACGGGTTTAAAACACGTGAAGAGCGTTTATTATTTACAAAGTTGTTAGGTGTGTCTGGCATTGGACCAAAAGGCGCTCTTGCAATTTTAGCTTCTGGTCAAACAGGACAGGTCGTTCAAGCAATTGAACATGAAGACGAGAAGTTTTTAGTGAAATTCCCGGGCGTCGGAAAGAAAACAGCACGCCAAATGATTTTAGATTTAAAAGGAAAACTAGCTGACGTCGTACCAGATGCATTTGTTGATTTATTCTCAGATACAGAACGTTTTGATGAGAAGAAAGGTTCATCAGCTGAGCTTGATGAGGCGCTGGAAGCTCTGCGCGCACTTGGATACGCAGAACGAGAAGTTTCTCGCGTTGTACCAGAGTTATTAAAAGAATCATTAACGACGGATCAGTATATTAAAAAGGCACTTAGTCTTTTACTAAATGGTAAGAGGTGA